In bacterium YEK0313, one genomic interval encodes:
- a CDS encoding serine/threonine protein kinase produces the protein MAADDAVVLQNSNKLTLRLLPCDTLARVAPPADQAMPFEVELAGLLAETGSPAAALEPRVPPRLYERDGFAVTFWTYYPSLTPGLAPVDYARSLRRLHIGMRKIGIAAPRFTDRIAEAERLLASLHLTPELPDRDRERLGSLLESLRRTIVDRGAAEQLLHGEPHPGNVLNTRFGPLFIDLETCCRGPVEFDLAHVPDAVAAHYPDVDRTLLNSCRALVLVMVAAWRWDADDKFPNGRHWAEQLARTLREGPPWPSLDAMTRHLAGC, from the coding sequence ATGGCAGCCGACGACGCCGTCGTTCTTCAGAATTCGAACAAGCTCACCCTGCGCCTTCTGCCCTGTGACACCCTTGCCAGGGTCGCGCCTCCGGCGGATCAGGCGATGCCGTTCGAGGTCGAGCTTGCCGGGCTGCTCGCCGAGACCGGGAGCCCGGCAGCGGCGCTCGAACCGCGCGTGCCGCCGCGCCTCTACGAGCGGGATGGTTTCGCGGTGACATTTTGGACCTACTACCCGTCCCTGACGCCGGGCCTCGCGCCGGTCGACTACGCGCGTTCGCTCAGGCGCCTGCACATCGGCATGCGCAAGATCGGGATTGCCGCGCCGCGATTTACGGATCGGATCGCGGAGGCGGAGAGGCTTCTGGCGAGCCTCCACCTGACACCTGAACTGCCCGACAGGGACCGCGAACGTCTCGGCAGCCTGCTGGAGAGCCTCAGGCGAACGATCGTCGATCGTGGCGCTGCGGAGCAGCTGCTGCACGGCGAACCGCATCCGGGCAACGTGCTGAACACCAGGTTCGGACCGCTGTTCATCGACCTTGAGACATGCTGCCGCGGGCCAGTGGAGTTCGACCTCGCTCACGTGCCTGATGCGGTCGCCGCGCATTATCCGGACGTCGACCGGACATTGCTGAACTCCTGCCGCGCCCTCGTCCTGGTAATGGTCGCAGCCTGGCGGTGGGACGCGGACGACAAGTTTCCAAACGGCCGACACTGGGCAGAACAACTCGCCCGCACTCTGCGCGAGGGTCCGCCGTGGCCGTCACTCGATGCCATGACGCGGCACCTCGCCGGGTGCTGA
- a CDS encoding Extracellular serine protease precursor, with protein sequence MPELASAGCVNTFGVNYLCSGAETTGQVVSANNATILTSTGFGVNTSDPSALEINGLGNIYYLDTHSSNLTGRDYGLRASVDGDIAPGMSGNLILAPSGSLYGGIAGLRALNFSTGPTYVATTGHVEGGLRGIDIFNASSSTEALRLETSTVTGGNIGIDAQHLGGGTTSVSASGQVTGTNWYGIVVSNNRLSFASDGNLSAISYPVGSTPTDVIVKASGGVTGGLTGVLAWNGGSGELRVDTRGGAVSGGTRDGIVALNYAVHGAPTNLSVTTDAVNGARHGIVSINGGSGSNTVTTHGAVAGGTGYGIAAFNGFSYAFALVNDGDVSICGTAGTDLTVTANGTVSGGLVGIYAGNNGTGATHVTATGHVAGAADTGIGAQNAATATDLTIEAASVTGGQTGIAVTNRGIGATRVTATSHVEGTGNIGIYAGNEATATNLTVEASSVTGGLAGISAINDGSGATRVVATGHVVGAGNVGIAATNDVTAKDLTIEAASVSGGRNGISAQNFGVGGYTHVIATGHVEGAGDSGIRAINFARTLGLTVEAASVAGGVYGIAAGNSGTGATRVVATGHVEGTSEAGIRAQNFATARDLTIEAVSAKGGLYGIHALNEGTGGTRIVATGHVQGVSETGIVAENAATGTDLSIDAASVTAGTTGIRAVNNGTALTRVTATGHVEGADGNGISAFNAAAATDLTVMATSVAGRRTGISAVNDGTGTTWIMATGDVIGRGDTGIHAFNAGTATGLTIDAAGARGDIYGIRALNYGSGVTSITTNGLVEGAIAISAHSAGQPIVIETNGLVRNVSQLSTDLAVEGSGGPIVFTNKGGLIGTVQFGAGANFMTNNAPWNTSGGANEFGGAHLTNAAGIVITAAGSAGVAETTLLNGLGSFANHGVLSMADGGTGDTARQAGGNVRFEAGSVLAVDIDGMGRSDRFITAGTATLTGATLAVSPMGMMPAYGMRYTVLTADAGLTGQFASVSGLPVTTAFLTIQDSYDANNAYLDIIKYRAFANAGLTRNQIATGHALDSLGPGPVVNAVAALATDAQARHAFDQISGEIHASAKTAMIEDSRFIRNAVNDRLRGAFGGVGTVAMPVVAYADGSPHHVPATTGRFAVWGQAFGSWGRWNGDGNAARLNRSIGGFFVGGDAPVFDTWRFGAVAGYSRTSFNVRDRASSGSSDNYHVGFYGGTAWGALAFRAGAAYTWHDMSTGRSVIFPGFGDGPKGQYRAATAQVFGELAYGFGAGGARFEPFANLAHVNLHTAGFSEGRGAAALTGTSSATGATFATLGLRASATFDLGAASLTAKGMLGWRHVLGDATPLSTMRLAGSDAFTIAGVPIARNAAVIEAGLDYGIMPNATLGISYGGQFGSGALDQSLRANFNMKF encoded by the coding sequence ATGCCCGAACTCGCCTCGGCCGGCTGCGTCAACACGTTCGGGGTGAATTATTTATGTTCTGGAGCAGAGACGACGGGACAAGTTGTATCCGCCAACAATGCCACCATTTTGACGAGCACCGGATTTGGCGTCAATACATCTGATCCGAGTGCTCTGGAGATCAATGGCCTCGGCAACATCTATTATCTGGACACGCACAGCTCCAACCTCACGGGCCGAGACTACGGGCTGCGCGCCTCTGTCGACGGCGATATCGCTCCCGGGATGTCGGGCAACCTGATCTTGGCCCCGAGCGGCAGTCTGTACGGCGGGATAGCGGGACTTCGCGCCCTCAATTTCAGCACGGGTCCGACCTATGTCGCCACCACCGGCCACGTCGAAGGCGGTTTGCGCGGCATAGACATCTTCAATGCTTCCTCCAGCACAGAGGCTCTGAGGCTGGAGACATCGACCGTTACGGGCGGCAATATTGGCATCGATGCCCAGCATCTCGGTGGCGGCACGACCAGCGTCAGTGCTTCAGGGCAGGTCACGGGCACGAACTGGTACGGCATCGTCGTATCCAACAATCGTCTGAGCTTCGCCTCCGACGGCAATCTTTCAGCCATTTCTTATCCAGTGGGCAGCACCCCGACCGATGTGATCGTGAAGGCCTCAGGCGGGGTCACTGGTGGTCTCACCGGCGTTCTGGCCTGGAATGGCGGCAGCGGTGAACTGCGGGTGGATACGCGCGGCGGCGCGGTCAGTGGTGGCACCCGCGATGGCATCGTCGCACTGAACTATGCTGTCCACGGCGCCCCTACCAATCTGTCGGTGACCACCGACGCGGTAAACGGCGCCCGCCATGGCATCGTCTCCATCAACGGTGGCTCTGGCAGCAACACTGTGACCACCCATGGTGCCGTGGCCGGCGGCACGGGTTACGGTATTGCGGCGTTCAACGGCTTTTCCTATGCATTTGCGTTGGTCAATGACGGCGATGTCTCGATCTGCGGTACGGCCGGCACTGATCTGACGGTGACCGCCAATGGCACGGTCAGCGGTGGCCTTGTCGGCATTTACGCCGGCAATAACGGCACCGGGGCAACACATGTCACTGCGACCGGTCATGTTGCGGGCGCCGCCGACACCGGAATCGGGGCGCAAAACGCCGCCACGGCCACGGACCTGACCATCGAAGCCGCCAGTGTCACAGGCGGGCAGACCGGCATCGCGGTCACCAACAGAGGCATCGGCGCAACCCGTGTCACCGCCACGAGCCATGTCGAGGGAACAGGCAATATCGGCATCTATGCCGGCAACGAGGCGACAGCGACCAATCTGACCGTCGAGGCATCCAGCGTCACCGGCGGACTGGCAGGCATTTCGGCGATCAACGACGGCAGCGGCGCGACTCGGGTCGTCGCGACCGGCCATGTCGTCGGAGCGGGCAATGTCGGAATAGCCGCGACCAACGACGTGACGGCCAAGGATCTGACCATCGAGGCCGCGAGCGTCTCGGGCGGCAGGAACGGCATCTCCGCCCAGAATTTCGGCGTTGGCGGCTACACGCACGTCATCGCGACCGGTCATGTCGAAGGCGCCGGCGATTCCGGCATTCGAGCCATCAACTTTGCCAGAACTCTGGGCCTGACCGTCGAAGCCGCCAGCGTCGCAGGCGGCGTCTATGGCATTGCCGCCGGCAATAGCGGCACGGGCGCAACCCGCGTCGTCGCCACCGGTCATGTCGAGGGCACGAGCGAGGCGGGAATCCGGGCGCAGAACTTCGCCACGGCCAGGGACCTGACCATTGAGGCTGTCAGCGCCAAGGGCGGATTGTACGGTATCCACGCCCTGAACGAAGGCACGGGCGGGACACGGATTGTTGCCACGGGCCATGTCCAGGGCGTCAGCGAGACGGGCATCGTGGCCGAAAACGCTGCGACAGGCACCGATCTGAGCATCGACGCCGCAAGCGTCACGGCCGGGACAACCGGCATCCGCGCCGTCAATAACGGCACGGCGCTCACCCGTGTCACGGCGACCGGCCATGTCGAGGGCGCGGACGGCAACGGTATCAGCGCCTTCAACGCTGCCGCCGCCACGGACCTGACCGTCATGGCCACCAGCGTCGCAGGCCGGAGGACGGGCATCTCCGCCGTCAACGACGGCACGGGCACAACCTGGATCATGGCGACCGGGGATGTCATCGGCAGAGGCGATACGGGCATCCATGCCTTCAACGCAGGCACCGCCACCGGCCTGACGATCGATGCCGCGGGCGCTCGTGGCGACATTTACGGCATCCGTGCCCTCAACTACGGCTCCGGCGTCACGAGCATCACGACGAACGGGCTGGTCGAGGGGGCCATCGCGATCTCGGCCCATTCCGCTGGCCAACCGATTGTCATCGAGACCAACGGCCTTGTCCGCAACGTGTCGCAGCTTTCCACCGATCTCGCCGTCGAAGGCAGTGGCGGGCCGATCGTCTTCACCAACAAGGGCGGCCTGATCGGCACGGTGCAATTCGGCGCCGGAGCGAACTTCATGACGAACAACGCCCCCTGGAACACGTCCGGCGGTGCGAACGAATTCGGTGGCGCCCACCTCACCAATGCGGCCGGCATCGTCATCACGGCCGCCGGCAGTGCCGGGGTTGCGGAGACGACCCTGCTCAACGGCCTGGGCAGCTTCGCCAATCACGGCGTCCTGTCCATGGCGGATGGCGGCACTGGCGACACCGCCCGTCAGGCTGGCGGCAATGTCCGCTTCGAGGCCGGCTCGGTTCTGGCCGTCGATATCGACGGGATGGGCCGTTCGGATCGCTTCATCACCGCAGGGACCGCGACGCTCACCGGCGCGACGCTGGCCGTCTCTCCGATGGGCATGATGCCCGCCTATGGCATGCGCTACACCGTGCTGACGGCAGATGCCGGTCTCACCGGGCAATTCGCCAGCGTGAGCGGCCTGCCGGTGACTACGGCCTTCCTCACCATTCAGGACAGCTACGACGCCAACAATGCCTATCTCGACATCATCAAGTACCGCGCCTTTGCCAATGCCGGCCTGACGCGCAATCAGATCGCGACGGGACACGCGCTGGACAGCCTTGGGCCGGGTCCGGTGGTCAACGCCGTCGCGGCGCTCGCGACCGACGCGCAGGCGCGACACGCCTTCGACCAGATCTCGGGCGAGATCCATGCCTCGGCAAAGACCGCCATGATCGAAGACAGCCGCTTCATCCGCAACGCCGTCAACGACCGCCTGCGCGGGGCTTTCGGCGGCGTCGGCACGGTCGCCATGCCGGTCGTGGCCTATGCCGACGGCAGCCCTCACCATGTGCCCGCGACGACCGGCCGCTTCGCCGTCTGGGGGCAGGCCTTCGGATCGTGGGGCCGTTGGAACGGCGACGGCAATGCTGCGCGTCTCAACCGCTCCATCGGCGGCTTCTTCGTCGGCGGCGACGCGCCGGTATTCGACACCTGGCGCTTCGGCGCAGTCGCCGGCTATAGCCGCACCAGCTTCAATGTCCGGGATCGCGCTTCCTCGGGTTCGAGCGACAATTATCATGTCGGCTTCTATGGCGGCACGGCCTGGGGCGCCCTCGCCTTCCGCGCCGGCGCGGCCTACACATGGCACGACATGTCGACCGGCCGCAGCGTGATCTTCCCCGGCTTCGGTGACGGCCCAAAGGGCCAATACCGCGCCGCAACCGCACAGGTCTTCGGCGAGCTGGCCTATGGTTTCGGCGCGGGCGGCGCACGGTTCGAACCTTTCGCCAATCTCGCCCATGTCAATCTTCACACCGCCGGCTTCAGCGAGGGGCGCGGCGCCGCCGCACTGACCGGCACTTCCTCCGCCACGGGTGCGACCTTCGCAACGCTCGGCCTTCGCGCCTCGGCCACCTTCGATCTCGGCGCGGCGAGCCTCACCGCGAAGGGCATGCTCGGCTGGCGTCATGTCCTCGGCGACGCGACGCCGCTCTCCACTATGCGCCTTGCCGGAAGCGACGCCTTCACCATCGCCGGCGTGCCGATCGCACGCAATGCAGCGGTGATCGAAGCCGGCCTCGACTACGGCATCATGCCGAACGCCACCCTCGGCATCTCCTATGGCGGTCAGTTCGGTTCAGGTGCTCTCGACCAGTCCCTCCGCGCCAACTTCAACATGAAATTCTGA
- a CDS encoding Invasion associated locus B (IalB) protein: MTRSHRLALGCLAVAALAAVPGMKAEAQTSNLPGGASSLSETYGSWRVRCIQNGPTKRCVLSQIQARPNRQRVLAIELDAPAGNAVSGTLILPFGLALGSGVTFQIDEKPAMRPIRFRTCLPAGCLVDVAFDGPTLAALRAGAVLKVQAMADGGGTVPFSISLQGFGTALDRIGVLAR; this comes from the coding sequence ATGACCCGGAGCCATCGTCTTGCCCTCGGCTGCCTCGCCGTCGCCGCCCTGGCGGCGGTGCCCGGCATGAAGGCCGAGGCCCAGACCTCCAATCTTCCTGGCGGAGCCTCCTCACTGAGCGAAACCTACGGGAGCTGGCGTGTCCGCTGCATCCAGAACGGCCCGACGAAGCGCTGCGTCCTGTCCCAGATTCAGGCGCGGCCGAACCGTCAGCGCGTGCTTGCGATCGAGCTCGACGCGCCGGCCGGCAATGCGGTTTCAGGCACGCTGATCCTGCCATTCGGCCTCGCGCTCGGATCCGGCGTCACGTTCCAGATCGACGAGAAGCCGGCGATGCGGCCGATACGCTTCCGGACCTGTCTGCCGGCAGGGTGTCTTGTCGACGTTGCCTTCGATGGCCCAACGCTGGCGGCCCTTCGCGCCGGCGCGGTCCTCAAGGTCCAGGCGATGGCCGATGGCGGCGGCACCGTGCCCTTCTCAATCTCGCTCCAGGGCTTTGGAACAGCGCTCGATCGTATCGGTGTACTGGCGCGTTGA
- the pipB2 gene encoding Secreted effector protein pipB2 — translation MRFLGCNMEEADLSDLDMTGWRFESCVLKRARLTGATLDEAAFVSCRGAFVDFTAASLVEATIDTCDFNNGQFRGASLAQARFVGCKLTGADFTGARANAVVFKETTLSAARLPGVSFRKMAIEQVDFSMADLATCDFRETVFSGSSLRDAHLVDARFEGADLRGADLGGVRLGDARKFKGATISRDQAGALLAEMGLRVR, via the coding sequence CCTCGGCTGCAACATGGAGGAGGCCGATCTCTCCGATCTCGACATGACCGGATGGCGTTTTGAAAGCTGCGTCCTGAAGCGCGCCAGATTGACCGGCGCCACGCTCGACGAGGCGGCCTTCGTCAGTTGCCGGGGAGCCTTCGTCGACTTCACGGCGGCAAGCCTCGTGGAGGCGACCATCGACACGTGCGACTTCAACAATGGCCAGTTCCGGGGAGCAAGCCTCGCCCAGGCGCGCTTCGTCGGCTGCAAGCTCACCGGAGCCGATTTCACCGGGGCGCGCGCCAATGCGGTCGTCTTCAAGGAAACAACGCTGTCGGCGGCACGCCTTCCGGGCGTTTCGTTCCGCAAGATGGCGATCGAACAGGTCGATTTCAGCATGGCCGACCTCGCGACTTGCGATTTTCGCGAGACGGTCTTTTCCGGCTCGAGTCTCAGGGACGCCCATCTCGTCGATGCCCGCTTCGAGGGCGCCGATCTGCGCGGTGCGGACCTTGGCGGCGTCCGGCTTGGCGATGCCCGCAAGTTCAAGGGCGCGACGATCTCGCGCGACCAGGCCGGCGCGCTGCTTGCCGAAATGGGCTTGCGGGTGCGGTGA